In one Pseudobacteroides sp. genomic region, the following are encoded:
- a CDS encoding lipopolysaccharide biosynthesis protein, whose amino-acid sequence MGDRVKYLMKNTSIFAIGEMGTKLINFFLVPFYTYILATQEYGTVDLIFTLTTVIVPLVMFNIGEAIMRYAMDDDAEHDKLLSIGVTVIVFGTIFSLILIPIVSMFRLISGYAWYMYVYVVLCASMSVVTCYLRGKEKLVTYVSCNLLNTFLIAIFNIVFLLVLHEGIHGYLMAYILAQAIAVVYAILVGKIYKDIKHYVWDFILAKKMILFSLAVVPNSLLWWCISSSNRIMITAMCNVSENGLLAVSYKLPSLLTMVNTILMQAWKFSAIKERNSVDRDDFTNNMLNKFLRVSVLISGSMILVNKIATKILFAEPYYMSWRPSAFLFLGFMFLGLSTFVGTIYYVEKNMVGNMLSALVGATVNVILSVLLISNIGATGATLAACICYFVVLVYRYFDTKKYQNINVFAKQYVVLYCALITMAVGSAVDTLPGTIIELVGYAIIIVINYKFIVKSLKSGTKIIKTTILKR is encoded by the coding sequence ATGGGAGATAGGGTAAAATATCTTATGAAAAACACTTCGATTTTTGCAATCGGAGAAATGGGAACTAAATTAATAAACTTCTTCTTGGTACCATTTTATACATATATTCTAGCTACTCAAGAATATGGTACTGTGGATTTAATATTTACTTTAACTACAGTAATTGTTCCGTTAGTAATGTTTAATATCGGCGAAGCTATCATGCGATATGCGATGGATGACGATGCAGAGCATGATAAGTTGTTAAGCATTGGAGTGACAGTTATTGTATTTGGAACAATTTTCTCTTTAATACTAATTCCTATAGTGTCGATGTTTCGATTAATATCTGGGTATGCATGGTATATGTATGTATATGTAGTATTATGTGCGTCCATGTCAGTAGTTACATGCTATTTGCGTGGTAAGGAAAAGTTAGTAACTTATGTTAGTTGTAATTTATTGAACACTTTTTTAATTGCAATATTTAATATAGTATTCTTACTTGTATTACATGAGGGTATTCATGGTTATTTAATGGCCTATATTTTGGCACAGGCTATAGCTGTTGTTTATGCGATCCTGGTTGGGAAGATCTATAAAGACATAAAACATTATGTTTGGGATTTTATCTTGGCTAAAAAGATGATTCTCTTCTCATTAGCAGTTGTTCCGAATTCATTGCTATGGTGGTGTATTAGTTCGTCAAATAGAATTATGATTACAGCTATGTGTAATGTTTCAGAAAACGGACTTTTAGCAGTTTCTTATAAGCTGCCCTCCTTATTAACAATGGTTAACACTATTTTAATGCAGGCATGGAAGTTTTCAGCGATTAAAGAAAGAAATAGTGTTGATAGGGATGATTTTACTAACAATATGCTTAATAAATTTCTAAGAGTTTCAGTATTGATTTCAGGTAGTATGATTTTAGTAAATAAAATAGCTACAAAAATTCTTTTCGCTGAACCATACTATATGTCATGGAGACCAAGTGCTTTCTTATTCTTAGGCTTTATGTTTTTGGGACTAAGTACTTTCGTTGGTACTATTTACTATGTTGAGAAAAATATGGTTGGAAATATGCTGTCAGCATTAGTTGGAGCTACTGTAAATGTTATTTTGAGTGTTTTACTAATATCAAATATCGGAGCAACAGGAGCAACGTTAGCTGCATGTATCTGTTATTTTGTTGTATTAGTATACCGATATTTTGATACTAAAAAGTATCAGAATATAAATGTATTTGCTAAACAGTATGTGGTGCTATATTGTGCACTCATCACAATGGCAGTTGGTAGTGCTGTAGATACTTTACCAGGGACTATTATAGAACTAGTTGGATACGCAATTATTATTGTAATAAATTATAAATTCATTGTAAAATCTTTAAAATCTGGTACCAAAATTATTAAAACAACCATACTAAAAAGATAA
- a CDS encoding polysaccharide pyruvyl transferase family protein, with translation MKIGIMSMQRIPNLGSFMQAYGLKKMIEAQGHEVVFIDVPKGRPIENRGYGSDKQNINRIYNKLAKIRYIIHTFVYKKKHFKYYQTEFQNYLKEYLGLKDEEIFENCDVLVVGSDEMFNCLNSEYGFTMAPFGKYEKAKKIITYAASCGWTRYEYLNKEQIKELEKSIANLSAISVRDSNTKAFISELTTKSINMHLDPVLVSDYSDFFKEPKNPLVDRPYILVYAYYNRISDKKHIKEIKQLAKEHGCITVSVGSPQFWCDKYVTISPVNLLSLFRNAKFVVTDTFHGTIFSVISQSQFGTMIRKSNNNKLSYLLESLKLENRIVSGDGSIKELFSKRIDYTKTINILEQEKVKTREYLLENLKNNANI, from the coding sequence ATGAAGATTGGTATTATGTCAATGCAACGAATTCCGAACCTAGGATCTTTTATGCAGGCCTACGGATTAAAGAAAATGATAGAAGCTCAAGGACATGAAGTTGTGTTTATTGATGTCCCTAAGGGTCGGCCTATAGAGAATAGGGGATATGGTTCGGACAAGCAGAATATAAATCGTATATATAATAAATTGGCTAAAATTAGATATATTATTCATACTTTTGTATATAAGAAGAAACATTTTAAATACTATCAGACAGAGTTTCAGAATTATCTTAAAGAGTATTTAGGACTGAAGGATGAAGAAATATTCGAGAATTGTGATGTTTTAGTTGTTGGAAGTGATGAAATGTTTAATTGCCTTAATAGTGAATATGGGTTTACTATGGCTCCCTTTGGGAAGTATGAGAAAGCAAAGAAAATAATTACCTATGCAGCATCATGTGGATGGACGAGATATGAGTATCTAAATAAAGAACAAATTAAGGAATTAGAAAAATCCATAGCAAATTTGTCTGCAATTTCTGTTCGAGATTCAAATACAAAAGCTTTTATTTCAGAACTGACCACAAAATCAATTAATATGCACTTGGATCCGGTTTTGGTTTCTGATTATTCGGATTTTTTTAAAGAGCCCAAAAATCCCCTTGTTGATCGGCCTTACATATTAGTCTATGCATATTATAATAGAATATCTGATAAGAAACATATTAAAGAGATAAAACAATTGGCTAAAGAGCACGGATGTATTACTGTTTCAGTAGGGTCTCCACAATTTTGGTGTGATAAATATGTAACAATAAGTCCTGTTAATTTACTTAGCTTATTTAGAAATGCAAAATTTGTTGTTACTGATACCTTTCATGGTACAATTTTTTCGGTTATTTCACAAAGTCAGTTTGGAACTATGATAAGAAAGAGTAATAATAATAAATTATCATATCTATTGGAAAGTTTGAAATTGGAAAATAGAATAGTATCAGGCGATGGTAGTATTAAAGAATTATTTTCAAAAAGAATAGACTACACAAAAACTATTAATATATTAGAGCAGGAAAAAGTAAAAACACGTGAATATCTATTAGAGAATTTAAAGAATAATGCGAATATCTGA
- a CDS encoding glycosyltransferase: MNSSQISLILPVYNVENYLEDCMMSIIQQLDAGTIEILLINDGSVDNSPAICDEYAKQYKNVKVFHKTNGGLSDARNYGLIRASGKYILFIDSDDFLKPDTLKYFLELTCNDDLDVILGDADCVTEQGDIIDNPSFGYFHRGLEEGVLYTGQETISAQLKAESSYRTTVWLGIYRREFLIENQLWFEKGLLHEDEMWTPKVLLQAKKVRYVNKKFYCYRIRNNSIMRNKSGDFRKHVEAQIYIFSSLFRYFEWKVKDKELLVLLNDNLAKRYLHAIIAWQFVNYRDLYKRVNGIELLKKSFSWKNRVRAFILIINKRLFSSIINLIRHN, from the coding sequence TTGTATGATGTCAATTATTCAACAACTTGATGCGGGAACTATTGAGATTTTATTAATAAATGATGGCTCAGTTGACAACTCACCGGCTATTTGCGACGAGTATGCGAAGCAATATAAAAATGTAAAAGTATTTCATAAAACAAACGGAGGGCTGTCAGATGCTAGGAATTATGGTTTGATAAGAGCTTCTGGTAAGTACATATTATTTATAGATTCGGATGATTTTTTGAAACCTGACACACTAAAATACTTCTTGGAATTAACTTGCAATGATGATCTTGATGTCATATTAGGGGATGCAGACTGTGTTACTGAGCAAGGAGATATAATAGATAATCCGTCATTTGGTTACTTTCATAGAGGTCTTGAAGAGGGAGTACTTTATACCGGTCAAGAAACGATATCAGCACAACTTAAAGCGGAAAGTTCTTATAGAACCACTGTATGGCTAGGAATTTATAGAAGAGAGTTTCTTATAGAGAATCAGTTGTGGTTTGAAAAGGGACTGTTGCATGAAGATGAAATGTGGACGCCTAAAGTTCTCTTACAAGCTAAAAAGGTACGTTACGTAAATAAGAAATTCTATTGTTATCGTATAAGAAACAATTCCATTATGCGAAATAAATCAGGCGACTTTAGAAAGCATGTGGAAGCCCAGATTTACATCTTTTCTTCACTTTTCCGTTATTTTGAGTGGAAAGTAAAAGATAAAGAGCTTTTAGTGCTATTAAATGATAATTTAGCAAAGCGCTATTTACATGCAATCATTGCATGGCAGTTTGTAAACTATAGGGATTTATATAAAAGAGTTAATGGAATTGAATTATTAAAAAAGTCTTTTTCATGGAAAAACAGAGTGAGAGCATTTATACTTATTATTAACAAAAGACTCTTTTCTAGCATTATAAATTTAATAAGGCATAATTGA